A genomic window from Schistocerca serialis cubense isolate TAMUIC-IGC-003099 chromosome 4, iqSchSeri2.2, whole genome shotgun sequence includes:
- the LOC126473252 gene encoding leukocyte receptor cluster member 1 homolog, producing MNILPKKRWHVRTKENIARVRRDEAKAAEEEKERQRRALLAEQEARTALLRKKARKDGGQSPDEGGIQITNKAQHVNLFDDLEEGKIVSSLKNEEHEREIKEEKEKYEKQIGYLTYLGQDTVEATGKIPWYDKVPDRKKAEPLMGMDAEVSTKSKLLNDPLRDIRKYLGVKEEQYLNKKNKTADANKKVSAHTSIIDNNLDTYKKHKDRKKKHKKNKKVKKKHKKHRKSKRISSDESSEVNSEVSNDEDQHDQKPNLEQLRAERLKREAEEKRKAEALLARLRGETVEEEKTETIAVPVKQKYNSQFNPELARQNFR from the exons ATGAATATTCTTCCGAAGAAAAG ATGGCATGTCCGCACCAAAGAGAACATAGCCAGAGTCCGGAGAGATGAAGCAAAAGCTGCTGAGGAAGAAAAAGAAAGGCAGAGGAGGGCTTTATTGGCT GAACAAGAGGCCCGCACTGCTTTGCTCCGCAAAAAAGCAAGAAAGGATGGTGGTCAGTCTCCCGATGAAGGTGGAATTCAAATTACAAATAAAGCACAACATGTCAATCTCTTTGATGATCTGGAAGAGGGCAAAATTGTATCATCACTTAAGAATGAAGAGCATGAAcgtgaaataaaagaagaaaaagagaaatatgaaaaacaaattggTTATTTAACATACCTAGGCCAGGACACTGTTGAAGCCACTGGGAAAATTCCGTGGTATGATAAAGTTCCTGACAGAAAGAAAGCAGAACCATTAATGGGAATGGATGCAGAAGTATCTACAAAGAGCAAATTACTTAATGATCCTTTACGAGATAtaaggaaatatttaggtgttaagGAAGAACAATATTTgaataagaaaaacaaaacagcAGATGCTAACAAGAAAgtaagtgctcatacaagcataaTAGATAACAATTTAGACACTTACAAGAAAcataaagacagaaagaagaagcataaaaagaacaaaaaagtgAAGAAGAAACATAAAAAGCATCGGAAGTCAAAGAGAATTAGCAGTGATGAGAGCTCTGAAGTGAACAGTGAAGTTAGCAATGATGAAGATCAACATGACCAAAAGCCTAACTTAGAGCAGTTACGAGCTGAACGCTTGAAACGTGAGGCTGAAGAAAAACGAAAAGCTGAAGCACTGCTAGCTAGGTTACGAGGTGAAACTGTTGAAGAAGAAAAGACTGAAACCATAGCAGTGCCTGTAAAACAGAAGTACAATTCTCAGTTTAATCCAGAACTCGCAAGGCAAAATTTTAGATAA